One stretch of Cedecea neteri DNA includes these proteins:
- a CDS encoding GntR family transcriptional regulator, which translates to MKTSPVPEFHLDKSSRLPLYLQLVNSIKSAITEARLHAGDVLPPERELAEMMDIARGTVRKALLQLLKEGVLVRNQGVGTFIAPHIRQSLPLLESFSEMATASGGQAQSELVGYLRRPCTPDEHRILQMKQDSGEVVELTRIRKINGITVSLQIATLPAQFLNNISELSESLYWHLESKGAPILRATQQFSAAVTDSKLAHYLNTNEHEPVLLVTRTGFTHNDRPVEYTQTWCLSDYCDFTIELHRKNP; encoded by the coding sequence ATGAAGACATCTCCAGTACCGGAATTTCACCTTGATAAATCCAGTAGGCTGCCGCTCTATTTGCAGCTAGTTAATTCTATAAAATCTGCAATTACTGAGGCGCGTTTACATGCAGGTGATGTTCTGCCACCGGAACGAGAACTGGCAGAAATGATGGACATTGCGCGTGGAACGGTTCGTAAAGCCTTACTACAGCTGCTTAAAGAAGGTGTTCTTGTGCGCAATCAAGGAGTGGGTACATTTATTGCGCCACATATACGCCAGTCATTACCGCTGCTAGAGAGCTTTAGTGAGATGGCTACGGCCAGCGGAGGCCAGGCGCAAAGTGAACTGGTGGGATACCTGCGGCGACCATGCACACCGGATGAACATAGAATCTTGCAAATGAAACAGGATAGTGGCGAAGTCGTGGAGCTGACCAGAATCAGGAAGATCAACGGTATTACTGTTTCCCTTCAGATTGCAACTTTACCAGCTCAATTTTTGAACAACATCAGTGAGCTTAGTGAGTCTTTGTACTGGCATCTGGAAAGTAAGGGAGCGCCGATATTACGGGCAACCCAGCAATTCAGCGCAGCTGTGACGGACAGTAAACTGGCTCACTACCTGAATACAAATGAGCATGAGCCCGTTTTACTGGTTACGAGAACAGGTTTTACTCATAACGATCGGCCCGTTGAATATACCCAAACCTGGTGCCTTAGCGATTACTGCGATTTTACGATTGAGTTACATCGTAAAAATCCATAA